The DNA region AGAGAGATTACTAAATTATGGAGAAAAAGCACTTTCCGATGCTGAGCTTCTTGCTATCATTTTGAGGACAGGGAATAAAAATTACTCTGTTTATGAACTTGCTCAAAATTTAATAGTTGATTTTGGAAGCTTGAAAAGAATTGCTGAGGTAGGAATAGGGGAGCTTATTAAATATCCTGGGATTGGAATTACAAAGGCGGTTCAAATAAAGGCAAGTATTGAACTTGGAAGAAGAATATTTTCTGAAAAAAAGAATTATTTTGGAGAAAGTATTTTGAATCCTCACGATGCCTTCTTGATTTTTAAGGAAGATATGTTTGACCTAAAAGAGGAACATCTTTTTTGTATTTATATGGATGTGAAAAACAAATGCTTAAATAAAAGGCTTATTGCGAAGGGAGATTTAAATATTGTATATGCTTCTCCAAGGGAGATCTTTAAATATGCTCTTCAAGAAAATTCTTCTAAGTTAATTCTTGCCCACAATCACCCATCAGGAGATCTTACCCCTAGTGAGGATGATATAATCTTTACAAAGAGGTTAATTGAAGCTGGAAAGATTTTGGGACTTGAGATTCTTGATCATCTTATCATTTATAATGAAGATTATGTAAGTTTAAAAGAGAAAAAGCTTATATAAAATCTATGGAACAAAAAACCCTTTGGGATCTTTTCCAAGAAAATACAGAAAGAGCCCTTAAGAAGATTTTAGTTATTGATGGTTCCAGCATCATATATAGGGTTTATTATGCCCTTCCCCCATTAAAGACAAAAAATGGGGAGCTGACCAATGCCCTTTATGGTTTTATAAGGATACTTTTAAAGGCTGTAGAGGATTTTAAACCTGATCTTTTAGGTATTGCCTTCGACAGACCTGAGCCAACCTTTAGGCATGTTATCTATAAAGAATATAAAGCAAAAAGACCACCAATGAAAGATGATTTGAAAGCTCAAATTCCTTGGATAAGGGAATTTTTGAGGTTAAATGATATACCTATATTGGAGGAGCCTGGGTATGAAGCTGATGATATCATTGCTACTATAATAAAAAGGTATAAGGACGATTTAAAATATATTCTTTCCGGAGATTTAGATCTTTTACAATTAGTCTCTGATAAAACTTTTTTAATACATCCTCAAAGAGGAATCACAGAGTTTACGATTTATGATCCAAAGGCTGTTAAAGAAAGATTTGGTGTAGAGCCTAAAAAAATTCCTCTTTATAAGGTCCTTGTGGGAGATGAGTCGGATAATATTCCTGGAATAAACGGAATAGGACCTAAGAAAGCATCAAAAATTCTTGAAAAGATCTCAACTTTAGAAGAGTTTAAAGATAAAGTGAGGTTCTTAGAGAGCGATTTAAGAGAGATTATTGAGAAAAACTGGGATATTATTGAGAGAAATTTAGAGCTTGTTACATTAAAAAATATAGATAAAGATTTTGTTCTTAAACCTTTTGAAATAAAAAAGGATGAAAAACTCATAGAATTTTTGAAAAGATATGAATTAAAAAGCATTCTTCAAAAACTTTTTCCTGATCTTGAAGAAAGGGAAAATATAGAAATTAAAGATGTAAAGGAAATCAATTTTGAAGAGGCAAAAAAGGAAGGTTGTTTTGCTTTTAAATGCCTTGGAGAAAAAGGCTTTGAAGGAATATCCATCTCCTTTAAGGAAGGAGAAGGATATTTTATAGCTTCCTTTGACTTTAATGATGAAGTTAAAGGGAAAGTTAAAGATATTATTTCTTTCGAAAATATTAAAAAGATTGGAGCTTATATACAGAGGGATCTACATTTTCTGGACTGTAAAATAAAAGGGGAGGTGTTTGATGTTAGTCTCGCATCCTATCTTTTAAATCCAGAAAGACAAAATCATTCCCTTGACATACTTATAAGAGAGTATTTAAATAGGACCTCTTTTATTCCTCAAAAGTATGCTGCTTATCTCTTTCCTTTAAAAACTATTCTAGAAGAAAGGATAAAAAAGGAAGAATTGGAATTTGTGCTTTTTAATATAGAAACACCGCTTATTCCTGTACTTTACTCCATGGAAAAATGGGGAATAAAGGTAGATAAGGAGTATTTAAAAAGTCTCTCTGATGAATTTTGTGAGAGAATTAAGAAATTGGAAGAGGAAATATATGAACTTGCAGGTATGAAGTTTAATCTTAATTCTCCAAAACAACTTTCTGAGGTTTTATTTGAGAGATTGAAGCTTCCTTCTGGCAAGAAAGGAAAAACAGGATATTCTACATCATCTTTGGTGCTTCAAAATTTACTGAATGCTCATCCTATTGTGATAAAAATCCTCCAATATAGGGAGTTATATAAACTTAAAAGCACCTATATAGATGCTATTCCTAATCTTATAAATTCACAAACAGGCAGGGTTCATACTAAATTTAACCCCACAGGTACAGCCACAGGAAGGATAAGTAGTAGTGAACCCAATCTACAAAATATTCCCATAAAAAGCGAGGAAGGAAGAAAGATAAGGAGAGCCTTTATAGCAGATGATGGATATTATTTTGTATCTCTTGATTATTCCCAAATAGAGCTTAGAATTATGGCTCACCTCTCTCAAGAACCTAAATTAATATCAGCCTTCCAAAAGGGTGAAGATATTCATAGAAGAACAGCAGCAGAAATTTTCGGAGTGCCTGAAGATGAAGTAGATGATCTTTTGAGGTCGAGGGCAAAGGCGGTTAACTTTGGAATTATTTATGGCATCTCTTCCTTTGGGCTTTCTGAAACTGCAAGTATCACTCCGGAAGAGGCTGAAAAATTTATAGATTCATATTTTAAACATTATCCAAGGGTAAAGCTCTTTATAGATAAAACTATTTATGAGGCAAGAGAAAAGTTATATGTAAAGACTTTATTTGGAAGAAAAAGATATATACCTGAAATTAGAAGTATAAATAAGCAGGTGAGGAATGCTTATGAAAGGATAGCTATAAATGCGCCTATTCAAGGAACAGCGGCGGATATAATAAAACTTGCCATGATAGAGATTTATAAAGAAATAGAGGAAAAAAATCTTAAGTCAAGAATACTTTTACAGATTCACGATGAACTTATTCTTGAAGTGCCTGAAGAAGAAATGGAGTTTACCCCTTTGATGGCAAAGGAAAAGATGGAAAAGGTTGTAGAACTTTCTGTTCCTCTTGTGGTTGAGATTTCAGTGGGTAAAAATCTGGCTGAGCTGAAATGAGCTATAAAATTGGGATAACAGGTGGCATTGGTACAGGAAAAACCCTTGTAATTAATACTCTAAAGGAGCTTGGAATACCTGTTATTAGTGCAGACGAAATTGTAAGAGAGCTTCAAAAAGATCCCTACTATTTGGAGAAAATTAGAAAAATCTTTGGGGATAAGGTTTTCGAAGAAGGTCAACTTAATAGGAAGAAACTTGCAGAGATAATTTTTTCTGATGATAAGGAAAGAAAAAAATTAGAAAATCTTCTTCATCCTCCTGTTCTTACAGAAATAAAAAAAAGATTAGAAGATTTTAAGGATAAAGAGATAGTTGCAGTGGAGGTTCCTCTTCTGTTTGAAGTTGGAATTGAAAACTGGTTTGATGAGATCTGGGTTGTATATGCTCCTTTTGAAATTCAACTTGAAAGAATCATAAAAAGAGATAATATATCACAGGAGGAGGCTATTAAGAGAATAAAAGCCCAAATCCCTATAGAAGAAAAGGTTAAAAAAGCTGACTTTGTAATATACAACGATAAAGATTTAGAGAGTACTAAAAATCAGATTAAGAATAGGATTTTAAGTATATATAGGATGATATATAATAAAAATCTGTAGAGTATGAGTGGATTTATATTAGTATCAGAATTTAAACCCTGTGGTGATCAACCTCAGGCAATAGAGAAGCTTACTGAAGGAGTTAAGAGGGGTCTTAGATATCAGACCCTTATAGGGGTTACTGGTTCTGGAAAGACTTTTACCATGGCAAATATTATTGCAAATGTTCAGAAGCCTACCCTTGTTATTGCGCCTAATAAGACCCTTGCTGCGCAGCTTTATAGTGAATTCAAAGAGTTTTTCCCATATAATGCAGTGGAATATTTTGTGAGTTATTATGATTATTATCAGCCTGAAGCCTATATTCCGCAGACTGATACCTATATTGAAAAAGATGCGGACATTAATGATAGAATAGATAGACTAAGACATAGTACTACAAGTTCCTTGTTGTCCCGAAGGGATGTAATAGTAGTTGCGAGTGTTTCGTGTATTTATGGTTTAGGTTCCCCTATGGATTATGCAGAGATGATTCTTAGAGTAAAAAGAGGAGAAGATTTACCAAGAGAGACTTTGCTTAGAAAACTTATTAAGCTTCAGTATGAAAGAAATGATTACGAATTTACCCGAGGAAAATTTAGAGTGAGGGGAGATATAGTGGAGGTATTTCCAATAGGGGGAGAGACTGCTATAAGAGTTGAGTACTGGGGAGATAATATTGAAAGAATCTCCGAGATTGACCCTTTAAATGGGAAAAGAATTATTGATTTTAATGAGGTTTTTATATATCCTGCAACTCACTATATAGCACCTACAGAAAAAATGGAAAGAGCTATAGAGTCAATAAAGAGGGAACTTACAGAGAGACTTGAGGAATTAAGAGCTCAGGGTAAATTCCTGGAAGCAAAAAGGCTTGAAGCGAGAACTCTATATGATATTGAGCTTTTAAGAGAAGTGGGCTATTGCAAGGGAATTGAAAACTATTCAAGGCATTTTGATGGGAGAAAGCCAGGAGAACCTCCTTACACTCTTCTTGATTATTTTCCTGATGACTTTCTTGTATTTATTGATGAGTCTCATCTCACTATTCCTCAACTCCGGGCCATGTACCATGGAGATAAGTCAAGGAAGGACAATTTAGTAGAATATGGTTTTAGATTACCCTCTGCCTATGATAACAGACCATTAACCTTTGAGGAATTCTGGGAGCGAGTTCCACAAGTAATTTTTGTTTCTGCTACTCCTGCAGAGTTTGAACTTTCGGTTTCAGAACAGGTTGTAGAGCAACTTATAAGGCCTACTGGCCTTCTTGATCCTGAGATAGAAGTACATCCTACTGAGGGACAAATAGATCATTTGATATCTGAGATAAAGAAGGTGGTGGCTCGAGGAGAAAGAGTACTTGTTACTACTCTTACTAAGAGAACTGCAGAGGATCTTGCTGAGTATCTTTCAAATCTTGGTATTAATGTAACTTATTTGCATTCTGAGATAGAAACCTTAGAAAGAACAGGAATTTTACAGAATTTAAGGCTTGGAAAATTTGATGTTCTTGTGGGGATAAACCTATTGAGGGAGGGGCTTGATCTTCCTGAAGTGTCCCTTGTAGCAATTCTTGATGCAGATAGGGAGGGATTTTTGAGATCCGAAAGATCTCTTATTCAGGTTATGGGAAGGGCTGCAAGGAATGTAAATGGAAAAGTAATAATGTATGCCGATGTAATCACTGAATCCATGAGAAAGGCTATTCAAGAGACGGAAAGAAGAAGGAAGATACAGATGGAATATAATAAGGCTCATGGGATAATTCCAAAATCCATTAAGAAACCAGTAAAAGAGGTCTTTGATTTTGTTGAAGCAGTAGCAGAAAAGAAAGCTGATTACAGAGCAATCTCTAAGA from Dictyoglomus turgidum DSM 6724 includes:
- the radC gene encoding RadC family protein; protein product: MKKRKIKDFPKSERPRERLLNYGEKALSDAELLAIILRTGNKNYSVYELAQNLIVDFGSLKRIAEVGIGELIKYPGIGITKAVQIKASIELGRRIFSEKKNYFGESILNPHDAFLIFKEDMFDLKEEHLFCIYMDVKNKCLNKRLIAKGDLNIVYASPREIFKYALQENSSKLILAHNHPSGDLTPSEDDIIFTKRLIEAGKILGLEILDHLIIYNEDYVSLKEKKLI
- the polA gene encoding DNA polymerase I, which encodes MEQKTLWDLFQENTERALKKILVIDGSSIIYRVYYALPPLKTKNGELTNALYGFIRILLKAVEDFKPDLLGIAFDRPEPTFRHVIYKEYKAKRPPMKDDLKAQIPWIREFLRLNDIPILEEPGYEADDIIATIIKRYKDDLKYILSGDLDLLQLVSDKTFLIHPQRGITEFTIYDPKAVKERFGVEPKKIPLYKVLVGDESDNIPGINGIGPKKASKILEKISTLEEFKDKVRFLESDLREIIEKNWDIIERNLELVTLKNIDKDFVLKPFEIKKDEKLIEFLKRYELKSILQKLFPDLEERENIEIKDVKEINFEEAKKEGCFAFKCLGEKGFEGISISFKEGEGYFIASFDFNDEVKGKVKDIISFENIKKIGAYIQRDLHFLDCKIKGEVFDVSLASYLLNPERQNHSLDILIREYLNRTSFIPQKYAAYLFPLKTILEERIKKEELEFVLFNIETPLIPVLYSMEKWGIKVDKEYLKSLSDEFCERIKKLEEEIYELAGMKFNLNSPKQLSEVLFERLKLPSGKKGKTGYSTSSLVLQNLLNAHPIVIKILQYRELYKLKSTYIDAIPNLINSQTGRVHTKFNPTGTATGRISSSEPNLQNIPIKSEEGRKIRRAFIADDGYYFVSLDYSQIELRIMAHLSQEPKLISAFQKGEDIHRRTAAEIFGVPEDEVDDLLRSRAKAVNFGIIYGISSFGLSETASITPEEAEKFIDSYFKHYPRVKLFIDKTIYEAREKLYVKTLFGRKRYIPEIRSINKQVRNAYERIAINAPIQGTAADIIKLAMIEIYKEIEEKNLKSRILLQIHDELILEVPEEEMEFTPLMAKEKMEKVVELSVPLVVEISVGKNLAELK
- the coaE gene encoding dephospho-CoA kinase (Dephospho-CoA kinase (CoaE) performs the final step in coenzyme A biosynthesis.) is translated as MSYKIGITGGIGTGKTLVINTLKELGIPVISADEIVRELQKDPYYLEKIRKIFGDKVFEEGQLNRKKLAEIIFSDDKERKKLENLLHPPVLTEIKKRLEDFKDKEIVAVEVPLLFEVGIENWFDEIWVVYAPFEIQLERIIKRDNISQEEAIKRIKAQIPIEEKVKKADFVIYNDKDLESTKNQIKNRILSIYRMIYNKNL
- the uvrB gene encoding excinuclease ABC subunit UvrB yields the protein MSGFILVSEFKPCGDQPQAIEKLTEGVKRGLRYQTLIGVTGSGKTFTMANIIANVQKPTLVIAPNKTLAAQLYSEFKEFFPYNAVEYFVSYYDYYQPEAYIPQTDTYIEKDADINDRIDRLRHSTTSSLLSRRDVIVVASVSCIYGLGSPMDYAEMILRVKRGEDLPRETLLRKLIKLQYERNDYEFTRGKFRVRGDIVEVFPIGGETAIRVEYWGDNIERISEIDPLNGKRIIDFNEVFIYPATHYIAPTEKMERAIESIKRELTERLEELRAQGKFLEAKRLEARTLYDIELLREVGYCKGIENYSRHFDGRKPGEPPYTLLDYFPDDFLVFIDESHLTIPQLRAMYHGDKSRKDNLVEYGFRLPSAYDNRPLTFEEFWERVPQVIFVSATPAEFELSVSEQVVEQLIRPTGLLDPEIEVHPTEGQIDHLISEIKKVVARGERVLVTTLTKRTAEDLAEYLSNLGINVTYLHSEIETLERTGILQNLRLGKFDVLVGINLLREGLDLPEVSLVAILDADREGFLRSERSLIQVMGRAARNVNGKVIMYADVITESMRKAIQETERRRKIQMEYNKAHGIIPKSIKKPVKEVFDFVEAVAEKKADYRAISKKLSIDEIEEVIRQLEKEMYEAAAELDFEKAAYLRDQIKELKNELRKKTKL